A part of Paenibacillus sp. 481 genomic DNA contains:
- a CDS encoding VOC family protein — MGVRKLEHVGIMVNQLEPSIQFYEQVVGMRLKDTLVHTNGVLRLAFLSFPNADETELELIEGYNDSLPAEGKVHHIAFTVDDVEAEFARIQSLEHVELIDQEIVTLPNGSRYFFFKGPDGEWLEFFQTTRI; from the coding sequence ATGGGAGTACGCAAGTTGGAACATGTAGGAATTATGGTTAATCAGTTAGAGCCCTCGATTCAATTTTATGAGCAGGTTGTCGGCATGAGGTTAAAAGATACGCTCGTGCATACCAACGGCGTACTTCGCCTTGCTTTCCTTAGCTTTCCAAACGCGGACGAAACCGAGTTGGAGCTTATTGAAGGGTATAATGATTCACTGCCTGCTGAAGGCAAGGTTCATCACATCGCCTTTACCGTCGATGATGTAGAAGCTGAATTTGCCCGTATTCAAAGTTTGGAGCATGTTGAACTTATTGATCAGGAAATTGTAACGCTGCCGAACGGAAGTCGCTATTTTTTCTTTAAAGGTCCAGATGGCGAGTGGCTTGAATTTTTTCAGACAACCAGAATATAA
- a CDS encoding tRNA (mnm(5)s(2)U34)-methyltransferase — MGFLSVLSYAQQLVKERVQPGDFVVDATMGTGVDTLFLARLVGPRGAVAAFDVQEQALVLTQKRLHEADEMLDVPKVQEASRAARSTQVGLHLASHADMLEVLPPTWHGKTAAVMFNLGYLPTADANKAVITESGTTLKALESAMTLLRPGGVLSIVLYPGHDGGDREADAVLAWATALPQGMGQAVTYRMPQRPHAPYAIGVEKR, encoded by the coding sequence ATGGGCTTCCTATCTGTACTTAGCTATGCGCAGCAATTGGTGAAGGAACGCGTACAGCCAGGAGACTTCGTTGTTGATGCAACGATGGGCACAGGTGTGGATACGCTATTTCTTGCGCGCCTCGTTGGGCCACGCGGTGCCGTGGCCGCGTTTGATGTGCAAGAGCAGGCACTTGTGCTAACGCAGAAGCGTCTGCACGAGGCGGACGAGATGCTGGACGTGCCGAAAGTGCAGGAAGCATCCAGGGCAGCTCGCAGCACTCAGGTGGGCTTACATCTCGCAAGCCACGCCGATATGCTTGAGGTGCTTCCCCCTACTTGGCATGGCAAGACGGCTGCCGTCATGTTCAACCTCGGCTATTTGCCAACAGCCGATGCCAATAAAGCCGTAATAACAGAGTCGGGCACAACGCTTAAAGCGCTTGAGTCCGCAATGACATTGCTCCGCCCTGGCGGTGTGTTGAGCATTGTGCTCTACCCAGGCCATGATGGCGGAGATCGAGAAGCAGATGCTGTGCTTGCTTGGGCAACAGCGCTTCCTCAAGGTATGGGGCAGGCTGTCACATACCGTATGCCGCAACGTCCGCACGCTCCATATGCGATTGGCGTGGAGAAGCGATAG
- the manA gene encoding mannose-6-phosphate isomerase, class I has protein sequence MKTPYPLKFQPEFKERVWGGRALEGFGLTLPDGHIGEGWMIGDHPNGTTKVVNGDLAGLGLDEIRTEFGAEWLGSKGCSDKNGRFPLLIKLLDCNDDLSIQVHPNDTYEALPDGELGKTEMWYVLDAKPDAKIIYGLKENVSREMFAKCIEENNIIEHLHYVSVQAGDTFYIPAGTVHALCAGVVVAEIQQNSDTTYRLYDYDRPGLDGKPRELHIEHSLNVIAYEGAGASHMKANSAPPNHWLTLADSPYFIVEKGIVDGAWSLTTTPESFVILTICEGSGFLQWADQSLTIQAGECILLPANLGTYSLHGNCTVLRSIANS, from the coding sequence ATGAAAACACCTTATCCACTAAAGTTTCAACCAGAGTTTAAAGAGCGAGTCTGGGGAGGTCGTGCTTTAGAAGGGTTTGGACTTACCTTACCTGACGGTCATATCGGTGAAGGTTGGATGATCGGTGACCACCCAAATGGTACGACAAAAGTAGTAAACGGTGACTTAGCTGGGCTTGGCCTTGATGAAATTCGTACCGAGTTTGGAGCGGAGTGGCTCGGCTCCAAAGGTTGCTCTGACAAAAACGGCCGGTTCCCTTTATTAATTAAATTGCTTGATTGTAATGATGATTTATCCATACAGGTACATCCTAATGATACATACGAAGCTTTGCCTGACGGTGAACTTGGGAAAACGGAAATGTGGTATGTACTAGACGCTAAGCCAGACGCAAAAATTATTTACGGTCTGAAAGAAAACGTAAGCCGCGAAATGTTTGCTAAGTGTATCGAAGAAAATAACATTATAGAGCATTTACATTATGTTTCAGTCCAGGCAGGAGACACCTTCTATATCCCCGCCGGAACTGTACACGCCCTGTGCGCAGGCGTCGTAGTCGCTGAAATACAACAGAACTCGGATACGACATATCGTCTGTACGATTATGACCGTCCTGGTTTGGACGGAAAGCCACGCGAGCTTCATATTGAACACTCTCTTAATGTTATCGCCTATGAAGGCGCTGGTGCATCGCACATGAAGGCAAATAGCGCCCCACCGAACCACTGGCTCACACTTGCCGACTCCCCTTATTTTATTGTGGAAAAAGGTATTGTCGACGGAGCGTGGTCATTAACAACCACACCAGAAAGCTTTGTCATTCTCACGATATGTGAAGGCAGTGGATTCCTGCAATGGGCAGACCAATCACTGACGATACAAGCGGGAGAATGTATTCTTCTACCGGCTAATTTAGGCACTTATTCGCTTCATGGAAATTGTACCGTACTGCGTTCCATCGCCAACTCATAA
- a CDS encoding helix-turn-helix transcriptional regulator: MLKTRVKELRARFNWTQDDLGQQVGATRQTIGLIEKGDYAPSIILALKIARAFQLPVEEVFLLEQESS, encoded by the coding sequence ATGCTCAAGACAAGAGTAAAAGAGCTGCGCGCACGCTTTAATTGGACGCAAGACGATCTTGGGCAGCAAGTTGGAGCAACCAGGCAAACGATCGGATTAATCGAAAAAGGAGATTACGCGCCTTCCATCATTCTTGCACTAAAAATTGCTCGCGCCTTTCAACTGCCGGTTGAAGAAGTGTTTTTGCTAGAGCAGGAAAGCAGCTAA
- the trmB gene encoding tRNA (guanosine(46)-N7)-methyltransferase TrmB → MRLRGKKGVRELLEQQPQLVVLEPEQHKGKWQQYFGNDRPIYVELGMGKGQFVSQMSLNYPDVNFIGIDMYDELIHRATEKVQEKREGQVGRSNIALVRANVEFLEKVFADGEIERIFLNFSDPWPKKRHARRRLSHSHFLDKYQQVLNDKGELHMKTDSETLFESSLNSFAEYGLQMRNISLNLHRDGVNEEHVMTEYEQKFHSRGMNIHRVEVLFGAETIRQYRAAKQS, encoded by the coding sequence ATGCGTTTACGTGGTAAAAAAGGCGTGCGCGAACTGCTGGAGCAACAGCCGCAGCTGGTCGTGCTGGAGCCGGAGCAACACAAAGGAAAGTGGCAGCAATATTTCGGGAATGACCGTCCTATTTATGTCGAGCTGGGGATGGGTAAAGGTCAGTTTGTTAGTCAAATGAGCCTTAATTACCCAGACGTGAACTTTATCGGTATCGATATGTACGATGAGCTTATTCACCGTGCTACCGAGAAAGTGCAGGAGAAGCGCGAGGGGCAAGTAGGACGCAGTAATATTGCGCTCGTGCGGGCTAACGTCGAATTTCTTGAAAAAGTGTTCGCAGATGGCGAAATTGAACGTATTTTTCTTAACTTTAGTGACCCATGGCCGAAAAAGCGCCATGCACGTCGCCGTTTGAGTCATTCGCATTTTTTGGATAAGTATCAACAGGTGCTTAACGACAAAGGCGAGCTGCACATGAAGACAGACTCTGAAACGTTGTTCGAGTCGTCTCTTAACTCGTTTGCAGAGTACGGTTTGCAAATGCGTAACATTTCCTTGAACTTGCATCGCGATGGTGTAAATGAAGAACACGTTATGACTGAATACGAACAGAAATTCCACAGTCGGGGAATGAATATTCACCGCGTAGAAGTACTGTTCGGTGCTGAAACGATTCGCCAATACCGTGCAGCGAAGCAATCATAA
- a CDS encoding ABC transporter substrate-binding protein has translation MRNTVDVRPSFLGKGVLTAIVVLFSSILLTACGIESAGNSPSETAVVSKEPKSNRTTNSDQSSNEKRVVAHAMGETEITGTPQRVVVLTNEGIEALLALGVKPVGATRSWSGEVGEGTPWYAHIQAEMENVIVVGGEEQPDVELIWSLKPDLIIGNATRQGKLYRQLSKIAPTIFSETLSADWKPNLELYAEALNRTEQGERVVAEFDQRITDARQKLGKHTVMTVSLVRFLPNSARVYYKDSFAGVMVEQLGFARPEPQNKQKHSARVKQERIPDLDGDVLFFSMSEEGPDQMDSVPNAASWQQHSLWSNLQAVQNGRVFEVNDVVWNRSGGVKAAHLMLDDVLKYVEKIKG, from the coding sequence ATGAGAAATACCGTCGATGTTAGACCTTCTTTTTTGGGCAAAGGGGTGTTGACAGCTATCGTCGTGCTGTTCAGCTCCATCTTGCTCACGGCGTGCGGGATAGAAAGTGCGGGGAATTCACCTTCAGAAACAGCAGTGGTTTCAAAAGAACCAAAGTCGAATCGCACGACGAACAGCGACCAATCGAGCAACGAGAAGCGCGTTGTGGCGCATGCGATGGGGGAAACGGAGATAACCGGAACGCCGCAGCGTGTAGTCGTCCTCACGAATGAAGGCATAGAGGCATTGCTTGCGTTAGGTGTAAAGCCGGTCGGAGCGACACGTTCTTGGAGTGGAGAAGTAGGAGAGGGAACGCCATGGTATGCGCATATTCAGGCTGAAATGGAAAATGTGATCGTCGTCGGCGGTGAGGAACAGCCCGATGTCGAGCTAATATGGAGCTTAAAGCCGGATCTCATTATCGGCAACGCAACCCGACAAGGTAAGCTGTATCGACAATTAAGCAAGATTGCACCGACCATTTTTTCTGAAACGTTGTCAGCGGATTGGAAGCCGAACCTCGAGCTGTATGCTGAAGCGCTTAATCGAACCGAGCAAGGTGAGCGTGTAGTAGCAGAATTCGATCAACGCATTACAGATGCAAGACAGAAGCTTGGGAAGCACACGGTGATGACGGTTTCGCTCGTTCGTTTTTTGCCGAATAGTGCACGTGTTTATTACAAAGATTCGTTCGCAGGCGTCATGGTGGAGCAGCTTGGATTTGCTCGTCCCGAACCGCAAAATAAACAGAAACATTCTGCTCGTGTGAAACAAGAACGGATTCCAGATCTAGATGGTGACGTGCTATTCTTCTCGATGTCGGAAGAGGGGCCCGATCAAATGGATAGTGTACCCAATGCGGCTAGTTGGCAGCAACATTCTTTGTGGAGTAATTTACAGGCTGTGCAAAATGGGCGTGTCTTTGAAGTGAATGATGTCGTATGGAATCGATCAGGTGGTGTGAAAGCGGCTCATTTGATGCTGGATGACGTACTGAAATATGTTGAAAAAATAAAGGGATAA
- a CDS encoding B12-binding domain-containing radical SAM protein, translating into MKVVLATLNAKYIHTSLALRCLKTHIGEEFPVQLAEYTIKDPFMNIVSDIYQRQPDVVGFSCYIWNIEETIQVINMLRKVRPDVKIVLGGPEVSYDTEFWMNRVKEVDFIVVGEGEETFLHLLREIRDEQKYHFVFGVAYRKGEEVLINPSRPKLDLSTVPSPHRLPEDIPQLGKRVVYFETSRGCPFSCQFCLSSIEVGVRYYDIEKTKADLLYLIDNGAKLIKFVDRTFNIKRDYAMEMFKFLIENHRGCVFQFEITADIMRPEVLDYLAEHAPPGVFRFEIGVQSTNDPTNEIVQRRQNFAKLTRTVVKVKDSKKIDQHLDLIAGLPLENYNTFRSTFNDVFALRPEELQLGFLKMLRGTGLRRDAEKYGYVYMDNAPYEMLGNDMMPFDDVVRLKRLEDILEKFWNSHRMDLTMEHLMHTEFESPFDFFQAFGDFWDNNGWQKIGHQLEDLFVRLEAFLQAHRIQRPEVARGLMKLDYFNNHKYKPRKIWWNDALEKAEVARILRMAAEQPAVVGSEFAALGLNEKDLHKHAVVERLPFNVAKWLQPGEADSIGDSVGDSSGDNGNSNADDHVSDGAEQEGSTLALVIYQQTENEKPLVFYIREHAVVHA; encoded by the coding sequence ATGAAAGTTGTTCTTGCAACATTAAACGCGAAATATATTCACACCTCATTAGCGCTGCGCTGTTTAAAGACGCACATTGGTGAGGAGTTTCCAGTCCAATTGGCAGAGTACACGATTAAAGATCCATTTATGAACATCGTGTCTGACATTTATCAGCGGCAGCCAGACGTTGTTGGCTTCTCCTGTTATATTTGGAACATTGAAGAGACGATTCAAGTCATCAATATGCTCCGTAAAGTTCGGCCCGATGTCAAGATTGTGCTTGGTGGGCCTGAAGTATCGTATGACACGGAATTTTGGATGAACCGTGTTAAAGAAGTCGACTTTATCGTTGTAGGTGAGGGTGAAGAGACGTTCTTACACTTGTTGCGTGAGATTCGCGACGAGCAAAAATACCATTTCGTATTCGGCGTAGCGTATCGCAAAGGTGAAGAGGTGCTCATTAACCCATCACGTCCGAAGTTGGATTTGAGCACGGTGCCGTCGCCGCATCGCTTGCCTGAAGATATTCCGCAGCTTGGAAAGCGGGTCGTTTATTTTGAAACGAGTCGCGGCTGTCCGTTCAGTTGTCAATTTTGCTTATCCAGTATTGAAGTGGGCGTGCGCTACTATGATATTGAAAAGACGAAAGCCGATTTGCTTTATTTAATTGATAACGGTGCAAAGCTCATTAAGTTTGTAGACCGGACCTTTAATATTAAGCGTGACTATGCGATGGAAATGTTCAAGTTTCTGATTGAAAATCATCGCGGCTGCGTATTTCAGTTTGAAATTACGGCTGACATTATGCGTCCGGAAGTGCTTGATTACTTGGCGGAGCATGCTCCACCAGGCGTATTCCGCTTTGAAATCGGCGTTCAATCGACGAACGATCCGACGAATGAAATTGTACAGCGTCGACAAAACTTTGCTAAGCTCACACGTACTGTAGTAAAGGTGAAGGACAGCAAAAAAATTGATCAACATTTAGATCTGATTGCGGGTCTGCCTTTGGAAAATTACAATACGTTCCGCAGCACGTTCAATGACGTGTTCGCCCTTCGTCCCGAGGAGCTGCAATTGGGCTTCTTGAAGATGCTGCGCGGTACAGGCTTGCGCCGTGATGCAGAGAAATACGGCTATGTGTATATGGACAATGCACCGTACGAGATGCTAGGCAACGATATGATGCCGTTCGACGACGTGGTACGCTTGAAGCGTCTGGAAGATATTTTGGAAAAGTTCTGGAACTCGCACCGGATGGATCTAACGATGGAGCATCTGATGCATACGGAGTTTGAGTCGCCGTTTGACTTTTTCCAAGCGTTCGGGGACTTCTGGGACAACAACGGCTGGCAAAAAATCGGCCACCAGTTGGAAGATTTGTTCGTGCGTCTGGAAGCATTTTTGCAGGCGCACCGTATCCAGCGACCAGAAGTGGCACGAGGCTTAATGAAGCTGGACTACTTTAATAACCATAAGTATAAGCCACGCAAAATATGGTGGAATGATGCGTTGGAAAAAGCCGAGGTTGCACGTATCTTACGCATGGCAGCAGAGCAGCCAGCAGTGGTGGGTAGTGAATTTGCAGCGCTTGGTCTTAACGAAAAGGATCTGCATAAGCACGCTGTCGTGGAGCGTCTGCCGTTCAACGTTGCAAAATGGCTCCAGCCTGGCGAGGCTGATTCCATAGGTGATTCCGTGGGTGATTCGTCTGGGGACAACGGTAACTCCAATGCCGACGACCATGTAAGCGATGGTGCCGAGCAAGAGGGTTCGACGCTCGCGCTAGTAATTTACCAGCAGACAGAGAATGAGAAGCCGCTCGTATTTTATATTCGTGAGCACGCAGTTGTTCATGCTTAA
- a CDS encoding TIGR01212 family radical SAM protein (This family includes YhcC from E. coli K-12, an uncharacterized radical SAM protein.), whose product MTPALWGEKRFHTWNYEMREQFGDKVFKVMLDAGFTCPNRDGNIATGGCTFCSARGSGDFAGRRRDDLVTQFNTIRDKQHLKWPNARYIGYFQAYTNTYAPVETLREYFEVILEQPGVVGLSIATRPDCLPDDVVEYLAELNQRTYLWVEMGLQTIHDCTSQLINRAHDTQCYYEAVEKLRKHNIRICSHIIYGLPQESHEMMMETCKAVSNMDVQGIKLHLLHLMRKTPMVKQYEAGLLQFLEMDEYVKLVVDSLEVLPPEMIVHRVTGDAPRDLLIGPMWSQRKWVVLNAIDAELKRRNTWQGKLWRDS is encoded by the coding sequence ATGACTCCTGCCTTGTGGGGAGAAAAACGATTCCATACGTGGAATTACGAGATGAGAGAACAGTTTGGTGATAAAGTGTTTAAAGTCATGCTGGATGCTGGATTTACGTGCCCTAATCGGGACGGAAATATCGCAACTGGTGGCTGTACATTTTGCAGCGCGCGTGGCTCAGGTGACTTTGCTGGGCGTCGTCGCGATGACTTGGTGACCCAGTTTAATACGATACGTGATAAGCAGCATCTCAAATGGCCTAATGCTAGATATATTGGTTACTTTCAAGCATATACGAATACGTATGCACCGGTAGAGACGCTGCGCGAGTATTTTGAGGTTATTTTGGAGCAGCCAGGCGTGGTCGGTTTATCGATTGCGACTCGTCCAGACTGCTTGCCAGATGATGTGGTCGAGTATTTGGCTGAGCTAAATCAGCGCACGTATTTATGGGTTGAAATGGGTTTGCAGACGATTCATGATTGTACGTCACAGCTCATTAACCGCGCTCATGATACACAATGCTATTATGAAGCGGTCGAGAAGCTGCGTAAGCACAACATTCGTATTTGCAGCCATATTATATATGGATTGCCGCAAGAATCGCACGAGATGATGATGGAAACGTGCAAAGCCGTCTCCAATATGGATGTGCAGGGCATTAAGTTGCATTTGTTGCACTTGATGCGTAAGACGCCAATGGTGAAGCAATATGAAGCTGGATTGCTACAATTTTTGGAGATGGATGAGTACGTGAAGCTAGTCGTTGACTCGTTGGAAGTGCTTCCGCCAGAGATGATCGTTCATCGTGTTACAGGTGATGCACCGCGTGATCTACTTATCGGGCCAATGTGGAGTCAGCGTAAATGGGTCGTGCTGAACGCGATCGACGCAGAGCTTAAACGTCGTAACACTTGGCAAGGCAAGCTATGGAGGGATTCTTAA
- a CDS encoding small multi-drug export protein → MDFQYLNSIPEVWQYVALFILAALPWLEVIFVIPIGVVLGLSPLMVAIVGFLGNWITILLIGLLFHKFDQWREKRGKSKSTAKWTRARKIWDRYGVPGLALLGPLLIGTDIAAFIALALGSPRRWVMIWMTLSLVFWTVLLTYASIYGIDFVQYLKG, encoded by the coding sequence ATGGACTTTCAATATTTGAATTCAATCCCAGAAGTATGGCAGTATGTGGCCTTATTTATTTTAGCTGCTTTACCATGGCTCGAAGTTATTTTTGTTATCCCGATCGGGGTCGTCCTCGGTTTATCCCCGCTTATGGTAGCCATTGTCGGGTTCCTCGGCAACTGGATTACGATTTTACTGATCGGGTTGCTCTTTCATAAGTTTGATCAATGGAGAGAGAAACGCGGGAAATCGAAATCAACAGCAAAATGGACAAGAGCGCGGAAAATTTGGGATCGCTACGGCGTTCCAGGCTTAGCTCTGCTCGGTCCGTTGCTGATCGGTACTGATATTGCCGCCTTTATCGCACTCGCACTCGGCTCTCCTCGCAGATGGGTCATGATTTGGATGACGCTAAGCTTGGTTTTCTGGACGGTATTACTCACCTATGCATCCATTTACGGCATTGATTTTGTACAATATTTAAAAGGTTAA